The Peribacillus simplex genome contains a region encoding:
- a CDS encoding DEAD/DEAH box helicase, producing the protein MFNPGKLKIKIAALENGTYALGVVNEENTFLTTNYIRRLLFNWDDASFYGTKMTTDIVDGNQVFILDAWGLLNCFARESFNSFIEWEWSELSSLCLSAAPVLHESIEAGIPVPDFTNLQSDSIGWRLPEEVEEEFVPSFWEEEISLDLPSPEMETNRTFIEKWYNGAANMYLKNYSPMQHKWSEAVGALKDTRLSPEELQAFFDKDSWQEWLGTLPDPKPFTIGLRLTEPPDGNGPWILDVTLRSKRDENIIETYTGKKLPRGWNKYASEVVRATKRWQLVVPWLGENGRLKREISETDAWEFLTDASEKLLFLGVEILLPSWWLALKESSLKVKAKVKSQSNRGPSYVGLKALMDFDWRFSLNGKELTEAEFEELVNEKRRLVFIRGQWVKLDPAFIKQIQELMETANEKGIQLTDLLQQELLNGVNEDGGDDSENGEMLRIQFELNQELRKMVGRLRETKNISILPVPNALQGDLRPYQKLGMSWLLFLREHGFGACLADDMGLGKTVQMIAYLLHVKGKEGAGKELPTAPRDEQKSEPIIVEEDSSAESSDEAEVIATAPESVSVQSALIVCPTSVLGNWQKELEKFAPSLKVHLHYGSNRAKGEAFTKLAADHDIVLTSYGLTHQDVAELTTIHWSSVILDEAQNIKNAQTKQSKAVRKLNGRHHIALSGTPMENRLSELWAIFDFINKGYLGTLGQFQEKYVATIERDEQKDKIKELQRLIQPFLLRRTKRDKEVALNLPDKQEQKEFVPLTTEQASLYEQLIKDTFTDIEQLSAFERKGIILQMLNKLKQLCNHPALYLKETEKENIMKAPNRSGKLEKLTELIDAVREQDESCLIFTQYIGMGNMIKELLEKRYGFEVPFLNGSANKKQRDEMITRFQDGEFPIFILSLKAGGTGLNLTEANHVIHYDRWWNPAVENQATDRAYRIGQQRFVHVHKLICTGTLEEKIDQMLDKKQALNDEIISSDNWITELSTEEIKDLVALQ; encoded by the coding sequence ATGTTTAATCCAGGGAAATTAAAAATCAAAATAGCGGCTCTCGAAAACGGAACTTACGCCCTTGGTGTCGTCAATGAAGAGAATACCTTCCTCACTACGAATTATATACGCAGGCTGTTATTCAACTGGGATGACGCAAGCTTTTATGGTACTAAAATGACTACTGATATAGTGGATGGAAATCAAGTATTCATTCTTGACGCTTGGGGACTTCTCAACTGTTTTGCTAGGGAAAGCTTTAACTCCTTCATAGAATGGGAATGGTCCGAGTTATCCTCCCTTTGCCTGTCAGCAGCGCCCGTTCTTCATGAATCCATTGAAGCGGGAATCCCCGTACCGGATTTCACTAATCTTCAGTCGGACTCCATCGGCTGGAGGCTGCCGGAAGAAGTGGAAGAGGAATTCGTCCCTTCCTTTTGGGAAGAAGAAATATCTTTGGATCTCCCTTCACCTGAAATGGAAACCAACCGTACTTTTATCGAAAAGTGGTATAACGGTGCCGCTAATATGTATTTAAAAAACTATTCACCCATGCAGCATAAATGGAGCGAAGCTGTTGGGGCATTAAAGGATACACGACTTTCTCCCGAAGAATTGCAGGCCTTTTTTGACAAAGATAGCTGGCAGGAATGGCTCGGTACCCTGCCCGATCCCAAGCCATTCACTATAGGTCTCCGTTTAACTGAGCCTCCTGATGGCAATGGGCCTTGGATACTCGATGTTACCCTTCGTTCAAAAAGGGATGAGAATATCATTGAAACATATACAGGAAAAAAACTGCCGCGCGGCTGGAATAAGTATGCAAGTGAAGTGGTGCGTGCTACGAAACGCTGGCAACTCGTCGTGCCATGGCTCGGGGAGAATGGCCGCCTGAAAAGGGAGATTTCGGAAACGGATGCATGGGAGTTCTTGACCGACGCAAGCGAAAAGCTCCTGTTTCTTGGCGTCGAAATTCTCCTTCCATCGTGGTGGCTTGCCTTGAAAGAGTCCTCATTGAAGGTCAAGGCGAAAGTGAAGAGCCAATCGAACCGCGGCCCGTCTTATGTCGGGTTAAAAGCTTTAATGGACTTTGATTGGCGGTTCTCATTAAATGGCAAAGAGCTCACCGAGGCGGAGTTCGAGGAGCTCGTCAATGAAAAAAGGCGGCTTGTCTTCATTCGCGGCCAATGGGTCAAGCTTGATCCAGCTTTCATTAAACAAATTCAGGAGCTGATGGAAACAGCTAATGAAAAAGGAATCCAATTGACTGACTTACTGCAGCAGGAACTGTTGAATGGCGTAAATGAAGATGGCGGTGACGATTCTGAAAACGGCGAAATGCTACGGATTCAATTTGAATTGAACCAGGAGCTCCGTAAAATGGTTGGAAGACTCCGGGAAACCAAAAACATATCCATCCTGCCCGTCCCTAATGCACTTCAAGGTGATTTACGCCCCTATCAAAAACTGGGCATGAGCTGGCTCCTTTTTTTAAGGGAGCATGGTTTTGGTGCTTGTCTAGCCGACGATATGGGACTTGGAAAAACCGTCCAGATGATTGCCTACCTACTTCATGTGAAAGGCAAAGAAGGAGCCGGTAAAGAGCTCCCCACTGCCCCCAGGGACGAACAGAAAAGTGAACCGATCATCGTCGAAGAGGATAGCAGCGCAGAGAGCAGTGATGAGGCTGAGGTCATTGCCACTGCCCCCGAATCCGTCTCTGTACAATCGGCGCTCATCGTCTGCCCGACATCAGTTCTAGGCAACTGGCAAAAGGAATTGGAAAAATTCGCACCATCACTTAAAGTTCACCTTCATTACGGATCGAATCGTGCTAAAGGTGAAGCATTTACTAAACTGGCAGCCGATCATGATATTGTCTTAACATCATATGGACTGACCCACCAAGATGTGGCTGAACTGACCACCATCCATTGGAGCAGCGTTATCCTTGATGAAGCACAAAACATCAAGAATGCCCAAACAAAACAATCCAAAGCGGTCCGCAAGCTAAACGGCAGACATCATATCGCCTTATCGGGTACACCGATGGAAAACCGTTTAAGTGAGCTGTGGGCGATTTTCGACTTCATCAACAAAGGTTACCTCGGAACGCTAGGTCAGTTTCAGGAAAAATATGTGGCGACCATTGAGCGTGATGAACAGAAAGATAAAATTAAAGAATTGCAGCGTTTGATACAGCCCTTCTTGCTTCGCCGTACAAAACGCGATAAAGAAGTCGCTCTTAATCTTCCGGATAAGCAAGAACAAAAGGAATTCGTACCGCTTACCACCGAGCAAGCATCGTTGTATGAACAACTGATAAAAGATACATTCACTGATATCGAACAACTGTCTGCCTTTGAAAGAAAAGGCATCATACTCCAGATGCTGAATAAGCTCAAGCAGCTTTGCAATCATCCAGCTCTTTACTTAAAAGAGACGGAAAAGGAAAACATCATGAAGGCCCCTAACCGATCAGGCAAACTCGAGAAGCTGACCGAGCTTATCGATGCTGTCCGCGAACAGGATGAAAGCTGTCTCATTTTCACGCAATATATCGGGATGGGCAATATGATTAAAGAATTGCTGGAAAAAAGATATGGCTTTGAAGTGCCATTCCTGAACGGGAGTGCAAACAAGAAGCAGCGTGATGAAATGATCACCCGATTCCAAGATGGGGAATTCCCCATCTTCATACTCTCGTTGAAAGCAGGCGGCACTGGACTTAATCTTACAGAAGCGAACCACGTGATTCACTATGATCGCTGGTGGAATCCAGCTGTTGAAAATCAAGCCACCGACCGTGCTTACCGAATTGGACAACAGCGTTTCGTTCACGTTCATAAGCTAATCTGCACAGGGACCCTGGAAGAAAAAATAGACCAGATGCTTGATAAAAAGCAAGCCCTGAACGACGAGATCATCAGCAGTGACAACTGGATCACCGAACTTTCCACAGAGGAAATCAAGGACTTGGTCGCTCTTCAATAA
- a CDS encoding LysE/ArgO family amino acid transporter, with product MGPFFHGLLLALGLILPLGVQNVFIFNQGAIQPTIKKALPATITAAICDTMLILLAILGVSLVVMQYDWLRLTLIIIGVIFLLYMGFQIWFAKSNSQSGAQSMQMSTKKQIVFTLSVSLLNPHAILDTIGVIGSSSLVYSGKDKMIFTITCIFVSWCWFHGLCLAGRLLKKVDTSGKFLGILNKISAIIIWITALYMVKSLF from the coding sequence ATGGGGCCATTTTTTCATGGATTATTATTGGCATTAGGCCTGATACTTCCGTTGGGAGTGCAAAATGTATTCATTTTTAATCAAGGAGCAATCCAACCTACAATAAAAAAAGCGTTGCCAGCCACGATCACAGCTGCAATTTGTGATACAATGCTCATTCTGCTGGCCATTTTAGGTGTTTCGTTGGTTGTCATGCAATACGATTGGTTGCGCCTTACATTGATCATAATCGGAGTTATATTTTTATTGTATATGGGTTTTCAGATTTGGTTTGCCAAATCTAATTCACAGTCAGGTGCCCAATCCATGCAGATGTCGACCAAAAAGCAAATTGTGTTTACTCTATCAGTCTCATTACTGAACCCGCATGCAATCCTGGATACGATAGGTGTAATCGGTTCGAGCTCACTAGTTTATTCTGGGAAAGATAAAATGATATTCACCATAACGTGCATCTTTGTGTCATGGTGCTGGTTCCATGGATTATGTCTTGCGGGGCGATTGCTGAAAAAGGTTGATACATCCGGAAAATTCCTTGGAATATTAAATAAAATTTCTGCAATCATCATTTGGATCACAGCTCTCTATATGGTGAAATCGCTTTTTTGA